The region GGCGTGGGGGTCGGCGTCGGGGTCGGCGTGGGGGTCGGCGTCGGGGTCGGCGTGCTCGTCGGAGTCGGCTTGCTGGTCGGCGTCGGCTTGCTCGTGGGCGTCGGCGTCGGCGTGGCGGTCAGCTGCTCCTGCTCCGCCTGTTCCTCCGCCTCCTGCTCGGCCTGCGCCTGGGCCGCGGCTGCGGCCGCGTCGGCTGCCGCCTGCTCGAGAGCCTGCTGCCGCTTCTCGGCCAGGCGCACCGAGATGCCCGTGAGGTCGGCGAGCTCGGCGATCAGGTCGGACTTGGTCGCGGCGATCGACTCGGCCAGGGCGCCGGCATCGGACTGGGCTGCGGCCGCGGCGTCGTGGGCGGACTCAGCCTCGGACTCGGCCGCTGCGGCGCGCTCGCTGGCTCGTGCCGCGGTCGTGGCGGCGACGTCGGCGACGGCGGAGGCTGCGATGAAGGAGTCGTACTGGTTGTCCAGCGCGTCGGAGGTGTTGCCCATCGTGACCGAGCGGTCGATGAGCGAGCTGATCCCGTCGGACTCGACGACCGCCGCCAGGCCCTGGACCTGCGAGGCCCGCTCGTAGGACCGCACGACCGTGTCGGCGTACAGCTCGCGCTGCTCCGCGACGTCCGCACGTGCCGTCTCGGCCGCGCTCTCGGCGTCCTTCGCCTCCTGGCGGGCCTCCTCGGCGCGCCAGCGTGCGCCGTTCCACGCCTCGGCGGCCTGGGCCGCGGTGTCGCCCGCAGCATTGAGCGCGAGGTTGGCCCTGATCAGGTCGGCACGGACGTCGGCGACGTCGCGCTCCTTGTCGGCCGCGTCCTGCCGGGCCTGCTCGACGTCGGCCTCGCTCGGCACGCTGTCATCGTCCTGCGCGAACGCGATGCCGTGTCCACCGAGCGCGAGCCCGGCGACCAGCACGAGGGCGGTCGCCCAGCGCGACGTCGTACGCCTCGGCGTGGTGGCGCGTGACGGCGTCGGGTCCAGCGGTGGCACGAAGGGCACGGGGGCTCCCTGGTTGGCTTCGGGCCCGCGCGGCTTCCCCACCGCACGGGCAACTCGAGGCACGTTAGTGAACTTTCGTCACACGGGGAACAGTTTTCTCAACTTTTTCACCGTCGCTCGGCGTGTCGGCTTGCAAACTACAACAATGTAGTTTTCTTACGACGGGCGATGGAGTCTCCGGATATCCGGTGACCGCCCCCGGTTGTCGGCCCAGACCTGGGTGCCGAACCGGGAGACTCGGGTGCAAAGGTCGCCTGCACGAGGGTTCTCCACAGCCTCGAGAGGACGGGCATACGTCGATCGATCGCCGGGCATCCACCACCGCATGACGGAGCCACAGGTGGACCTCGAGGGTCTGGTGCAGCTGCGCCGCGACCTTCTCGCGAGCGGACTGACCGACAACCAGATCGACCGGTTGGTGGCCGCCAGGGTGCTCAAGCGCATCCGGTACGGCGCCTACGTGCATCACGACGTGTGGGACCGGCTGACACCAGAGGACCGGCATCGGTTGCTCGCACGCGCCGTGCGGGCCAGGGCGCACAGCGCGACGGCGCTGACGCACGTCTCCTCGCTCGTCGAGCGCGGGATCCCGCTGTGGGGCTTCTCGCTGGACGTGGTGCACACGACGCGCACCGGCACCCACCAGCGGGCGGGGCGGCGGCAACCGGACTGGATCCCGCACCGCGGGATCCTGGGGACCGAGGACCAGGAGGAGCTGAACGGAGTCGTGGTCAGCACGGCGGCGCGCTCGGCCTTCGAGGCGACGACGCTGGGCAGCGTGGAGGCCGCACTCGTGGCGGTCAACCGCCTCCTGCACGCGGGCGCGATGACGATCGAGGAGTTCAAGGCGCAGGCGGAGACGCATCGCGACTGGCCGGGGAGCCTGACCACGAACCTCGTCGTGCACCTCGCCGACCGTCGGCCGGAGTCCGTCGGCGAGGACCGCTTCAGCTATCTGGCGTACCGGCAAGGGCTGGTCAGGCCCGAGCCGCAGGTCGAGATCTTCGACGAGCAGGGCACGCGGGTGGCGCGGGTGGATTTCGCGTGGCCGGAGCTCGGAGTGTTCGTCGAGTTCGACGGCAAGGTGAAGTACGAGCGCTACCGCAAGGGGGGCGAGACGCTCGATGAGTTCCTCATGCGCGAGAAGGAGCGCGAGGTGCTGGTGTGCCAGCTCACCGGCTGGACCTGCATCAGGATCACGTGGGCCGACCTGTCCCGCCCCGAGCTGCTCGCGACCCGGATCCGGAAGGTGATGGCCTCGCGCAACAAGGGCGCCGCGTGACCTTTGCACCCGAGTCTCCCGGTTGTCGGCCGAGATCTGGGCCGACAAGCGGGGTGGTCACCGGATATCCGGTGACCGCCGAGGCAACCCACCCGCCGCTCACTCGGCGTCGACGGGGACCTGACGGGTCGTGGAGGTGGGGTGGCTCGCCAACCCGTGTCTGTCGAACTTCTGCCCGGAGGCGAGTCCCCCGAGCCAGAAGGAGAAGAGGGCGATCACGACGCCGGCGAGGTCGTCGGCGATGTAGTGCCAGCCGAAGTAGAGGGTGGCCACGACGGTGATGGAGAAGTTGAGCCAGAACACGATCCGGATCAGCTTGTTGCGCAGGGTGTACTGCACCATCAGGGCGACGAGCAGGGTGATCGCGACG is a window of Nocardioides oleivorans DNA encoding:
- a CDS encoding C40 family peptidase translates to MPFVPPLDPTPSRATTPRRTTSRWATALVLVAGLALGGHGIAFAQDDDSVPSEADVEQARQDAADKERDVADVRADLIRANLALNAAGDTAAQAAEAWNGARWRAEEARQEAKDAESAAETARADVAEQRELYADTVVRSYERASQVQGLAAVVESDGISSLIDRSVTMGNTSDALDNQYDSFIAASAVADVAATTAARASERAAAAESEAESAHDAAAAAQSDAGALAESIAATKSDLIAELADLTGISVRLAEKRQQALEQAAADAAAAAAQAQAEQEAEEQAEQEQLTATPTPTPTSKPTPTSKPTPTSTPTPTPTPTPTPTPTPTPTPTPTPTPTPTPTPTPTPTPTPTPTPTPTPPPTPTPGDATAAIAFAQAQIGEPYRWGAAGPNAWDCSGLTSVAWAQAGKALPHYSVAQYTQSTAITAGQLAPGDLVFWGSSSNPSSIYHVALYIGDGQIVHAPRTGRNVSQESMYYWRAPNFFARP